One Trichoderma asperellum chromosome 5, complete sequence genomic region harbors:
- a CDS encoding uncharacterized protein (CAZy:CE5), with translation MGADDEYKTAVDPLFRSVYAFGIPRAKQTHSIPSYIRISSYKMRSAALLTALLAGQAFAYPKPVIQSTSKRGWPSINAFLTEIAKIMPIGDTITAACDLIGDGEDIAADLFGIDNTENEACGDVTVVFARGTCDPGNVGVLVGPFFFNSLQNALGSTSLGVQGFDYPASVQGFLSGAVQPGIDLASKITSVTQSCPNTKLVVGGYSQGSLVVHNAVGHLDAATASKISAVVLFGDPRDGQALPNVSASKVLTVCHDGDNICAGGDIILLPHLTYAEDADSAAAFVAPLVS, from the exons ATGGGGGCAGACGACGAGTATAAGACTGCCGTAGATCCTCTGTTTCGCTCCGTTTATGCTTTCGGTATTCCAAGAGCAAAGCAAACTCATAGTATTCCTTCATACATCAGAATATCGTCGTACAAGATGCGATCAGCAGCCCTTCTCACAGCTCTCTTGGCGGGCCAGGCCTTTGCTTACCCAAAGCCGGTCATTCAGTCCACCAGCAAGCGGGGCTGGCCTTCAATCAACGCTTTCCTCACTGAGATTGCGAAGATTATGCCTATTGGTGATACCATCACGGCTGCTTGTGATCTCATTGGAGATGGTGAAGATATTGCTGCCGATCTCTTCGGTATCGACAACACGGAGAACGAAGCCTGTGGCGACGTAACCGTTGTGTTTGCTCGCGGTACTTGCGACCCTGGCAACGTCGGAGTGCTTGTCGGACCATTTTTCTTCAATTCGCTACAAAACGCACTCGGTAGCACATCTCTTGGTGTTCAAGGATTTGACTACCCTGCGAGTGTTCAGGGCTTCCTGTCTGGAGCGGTCCAGCCAGGCATTGACTT GGCCAGCAAAATCACCTCTGTCACACAGAGCTGCCCGAATACTAAGCTTGTGGTTGGTGGCTACTCCCAAGGTAGCTTGGTCGTACACAATGCAGTGGGCCACCTGGACGCAGCAACCGCGTCCAAAATCAGCGCGGTGGTGCTTTTTGGAGATCCAAGGGACGGACAGGCTCTCCCCAACGTTAGTGCTTCAAAGGTTCTAACCGTTTGCCACGATGGCGACAACATCTGCGCTGGTGGAGATATCATTCTGCTTCCTCACTTGACTTATGCTGAGGACGCAGATAGCGCCGCTGCCTTTGTTGCACCTCTTGTTTCATAA